The Nitrospira tepida genome includes a window with the following:
- a CDS encoding glycoside hydrolase family 57 protein, producing MKRAALCFLWHMHQPYYTDPVTGSASMPWVRLHATKAYYDMVYLLDQFPRISATFNFTPSLLRQLEELTAGAITDVFLEHARKPAAELSPEERAFVIRHFFSANWATMVRPSPRYQELLVKRGLHVAPQDLEPLAKRFTTQDLLDLQVWHNLAWFGYGARHRFPHLAELRKKGRGFSEQDKDDVLALQLDVMREVVPSYRKLAARGQIELTTSPFYHPILPLLIDTEIARRSLPHLPALPQIKAPADAEAQIRKAVEYHQLVFGEPPKGLWPSEGSVCPEMIPLLHQAGLRWFATDEGILARSIETQQGPWHRSVMLYQPYEIQHQGRILRAVFRDRDFSDAFGFRYHRTLPQLALEDVVRRLRTIPHESPREDLLIPVILDGENPWEHYHDGGEEFLSLLYQKLTAQAADEPGHFEIHTKTLSDALTSCPAPAKLPHLHSGSWINADFTIWIGHEEDQRGWELLRHTRQRLLEVSPSLDPDIRQAAWEELYAAEGSDWFWWYGDEFETDYKLEFDRLFRAHLRNVWTKAGLIAPDHLHQPIVPPAPAHAQQDLVALPTALISPKLDGMVTDFFEWYGAGTLRVAPPLGAMWSPARYFAHIAFGFNLETLFLRLDPDRTLKDQEPPLSVEWDIRTTDRAYKVTFPLIPPTEGTFLLTRGVPGEPFEYARELQGLARQRIIEVAVPFREFELTAGQSFAFSILVTREGLEVARYPHQHPVTLEVPTSDFDAMMWRV from the coding sequence TACCGACCCGGTCACGGGATCGGCCAGCATGCCTTGGGTGCGCCTCCACGCCACCAAGGCCTATTACGACATGGTCTACCTGCTTGATCAATTTCCCCGCATCTCCGCCACTTTCAACTTTACCCCGTCGCTGCTCAGACAATTGGAGGAACTGACGGCCGGCGCGATCACGGACGTCTTTCTGGAGCATGCCAGGAAACCGGCCGCAGAGTTGTCTCCGGAAGAGCGCGCCTTCGTGATCCGACATTTTTTTTCGGCTAACTGGGCGACCATGGTGCGTCCCTCGCCGCGCTATCAGGAACTCTTGGTCAAGCGCGGGCTGCATGTGGCCCCGCAGGATCTCGAACCGCTGGCCAAGCGGTTTACGACACAGGACCTGCTCGATTTGCAGGTCTGGCATAATCTCGCCTGGTTCGGCTACGGCGCGCGGCACCGTTTCCCCCACCTGGCCGAACTGCGGAAGAAGGGGCGCGGGTTTTCCGAACAGGATAAGGACGACGTGCTGGCCCTTCAGCTCGACGTCATGCGCGAGGTCGTGCCCTCCTATCGCAAACTGGCGGCGCGCGGCCAAATCGAACTCACGACGAGCCCGTTCTACCACCCGATCCTGCCGTTGCTGATCGATACCGAGATCGCGCGGCGCTCGCTGCCGCATCTCCCGGCTCTGCCGCAGATCAAGGCCCCGGCAGATGCGGAGGCCCAGATCCGGAAGGCGGTCGAATACCACCAGCTCGTCTTCGGGGAGCCTCCGAAAGGCCTGTGGCCGTCCGAGGGCTCGGTCTGCCCGGAGATGATCCCCCTTCTGCACCAGGCCGGCCTCCGCTGGTTCGCCACGGACGAAGGCATCCTCGCGCGGTCGATCGAGACGCAGCAGGGCCCCTGGCATCGTTCGGTCATGTTGTATCAACCGTATGAGATCCAGCACCAGGGCCGAATCCTGCGCGCCGTCTTCCGCGACCGGGATTTTTCCGACGCCTTCGGCTTTCGCTACCATCGGACCCTGCCACAACTCGCGCTGGAAGACGTGGTCCGCCGGCTCCGCACGATCCCGCACGAGTCGCCCCGGGAAGACCTCCTGATCCCGGTCATCCTCGACGGCGAAAATCCCTGGGAGCATTACCATGACGGCGGCGAGGAGTTCCTCTCGCTGCTCTACCAGAAGCTGACCGCACAGGCCGCCGACGAGCCGGGCCACTTCGAAATCCACACCAAGACCCTGTCCGACGCGTTGACCTCCTGTCCCGCTCCGGCCAAGCTGCCTCATCTGCATTCCGGCTCATGGATCAATGCGGATTTCACGATTTGGATCGGCCATGAGGAGGATCAGCGCGGCTGGGAATTACTGCGGCACACCCGGCAGCGGCTCCTGGAGGTCTCGCCGTCGCTCGATCCCGACATCAGACAGGCGGCCTGGGAAGAGCTGTATGCCGCAGAAGGAAGCGATTGGTTCTGGTGGTACGGCGACGAGTTCGAGACGGACTATAAGCTTGAGTTCGACCGCCTGTTCCGCGCCCACTTGCGTAACGTGTGGACCAAGGCCGGCCTCATCGCCCCGGATCACCTGCACCAACCGATTGTCCCCCCTGCCCCGGCTCACGCCCAGCAGGACCTAGTCGCCTTGCCGACCGCCTTGATTTCGCCCAAGCTCGATGGCATGGTGACGGATTTCTTCGAATGGTACGGAGCCGGCACCCTGCGGGTCGCTCCGCCGCTCGGCGCCATGTGGAGCCCGGCCCGGTATTTCGCCCATATCGCCTTCGGCTTTAATTTGGAGACGTTGTTCCTTCGCTTGGATCCTGACCGCACCTTGAAGGATCAGGAGCCTCCGCTGTCCGTCGAGTGGGACATCCGCACTACTGATCGCGCCTACAAGGTCACGTTTCCGCTGATTCCTCCGACCGAAGGGACGTTCCTCCTGACCCGCGGCGTTCCGGGAGAGCCGTTCGAATATGCCAGGGAACTCCAGGGGTTGGCACGGCAGCGCATCATCGAAGTGGCCGTCCCATTCAGGGAATTCGAGTTGACGGCAGGTCAGTCGTTTGCGTTCAGCATTTTGGTGACGCGGGAAGGGCTGGAGGTTGCGCGCTATCCGCACCAGCACCCGGTGACATTGGAAGTGCCCACGTCGGATTTCGATGCTATGATGTGGCGCGTCTGA
- the galT gene encoding galactose-1-phosphate uridylyltransferase: MPELRRDPIVGRWVIISTERGVRPRDFIITPPPQTSPVSLCPFCPGQELLTPKEILAYRPQGSEPNSPGWSVRVVPNKFPALHVEGELGREGLGMYDRMNGVGAHEVIIETPRHQETLAEMPVKQIEDLLWTYRDRLLDLKKDPRFRYILIFKNRGAAAGATLEHTHSQLIALPVVPTAAEQEMEGCRQHYEDKERCLYCDIVRQELADGARIVAENPEFVTLTPYAPRFPFEMWILPKRHAAYYEESQKAQFEFMAPILSETLRRMDRVLARPAYNMMLHTSPLHESSGPFYHWHVEIIPKLTQVAGFEWGTGFYINPVSPEESAKFLREAEL, translated from the coding sequence ATGCCCGAACTACGTCGTGATCCGATCGTCGGCCGGTGGGTGATCATTTCGACCGAGCGCGGCGTGCGGCCGCGCGACTTCATCATCACCCCGCCGCCCCAGACCTCGCCGGTGTCGTTGTGTCCCTTTTGCCCGGGGCAGGAATTGCTGACCCCGAAGGAGATCCTGGCCTATCGCCCGCAGGGCAGCGAGCCCAACAGTCCGGGATGGAGCGTCCGCGTCGTGCCGAACAAGTTTCCGGCGCTCCACGTGGAAGGCGAACTGGGGCGCGAGGGACTCGGCATGTACGATCGCATGAACGGCGTCGGCGCGCATGAGGTCATCATCGAGACGCCTCGCCATCAGGAGACGTTGGCGGAGATGCCCGTCAAGCAGATCGAAGACCTCTTGTGGACCTACCGAGACCGGCTGCTCGACCTGAAGAAGGACCCGCGGTTTCGCTATATCCTGATTTTCAAGAATCGCGGCGCCGCGGCGGGGGCTACGTTGGAGCACACCCATTCACAATTGATCGCGTTGCCGGTCGTCCCCACGGCCGCCGAGCAGGAGATGGAGGGCTGCCGCCAACATTACGAAGACAAGGAACGCTGTTTGTATTGCGACATCGTGCGGCAGGAGCTGGCCGACGGCGCTCGCATCGTGGCGGAGAATCCCGAGTTCGTCACGCTCACGCCCTACGCGCCGCGCTTCCCCTTCGAAATGTGGATCTTGCCCAAACGCCACGCGGCCTACTATGAGGAGAGCCAGAAGGCGCAGTTCGAGTTCATGGCGCCGATCCTCTCCGAAACGCTGCGGCGGATGGATCGCGTGCTCGCCCGCCCCGCCTACAATATGATGCTGCACACCTCGCCGCTCCACGAGAGCAGCGGTCCCTTCTACCATTGGCACGTGGAGATCATCCCGAAGCTGACCCAGGTGGCGGGATTCGAGTGGGGCACCGGCTTCTACATCAACCCCGTTTCGCCGGAGGAGTCGGCGAAGTTTCTGCGCGAAGCCGAGCTGTAG